The Anaerolineae bacterium DNA segment ATCACCTTGAGATACTCCTCACGGGACTGCCGACTCATCTTCTCCCTCGCAGACATCGCTCCCCCCAGTAGGATTATCAATTGAGGGAACGATACCCGCTCGGTAGGATTTTAGATGATAGGATGCGGACGCTTGCGGCGTCGTGGGTATCAAGCTATAATTAGCCCGAACATTGGAGCGCCGGGCCGCCGATCGTGTCCGAACGGGAGCGCGCAGCCGTCAGGTGGGCTGCGGCGCTTCTTTTCTATTGCCTCTTGACAGGAGGCGGCCTCAGGGCCGCATGGTCACCCAGGGCAAGGAGTTGGGCTGAGCATGGACGACAGGCTGGTCTACCTCACCGATGCCGGCAGAGAACGCTTGGAGAAGGAACTCCACTATCTTCGCACGGTGCGTCGGGTGGAGATCTCCGAGCGCATCCGCGAGGCGAAGCGCGAAGGCGATGTGGCTGAGAATGCTGGCTACGAGTCGGCCAAGCATGAGCAAGCCTTTGTGGAGGGACGGATCGCCGAACTGGAGGACCTGCTCAAGCGAGCCGTCCGCATCGAGAGCGACACCGGCCGCGACCAGGTCACCGTCGGTTGCACCGTCACTATCTGCGAGAACGGATCTCCTCCCGAAACCTACCGCATCGTAGGCTCCGCTGAGGCCGATCCCACGGACGGCAGCATCTCCAACGAGTGCCCCCTGGGCCGTGCTCTCCTCGGCAGGCGAGTGGGGGATAGGGCCTCCTTCCGGGCCCCCGGCGGAATCGTCGAGGTCACGATAGTCAGCATCGACTGAACCGGAGTGGGCCCGATGGATGACGGCATCAGCGCAGACCGGCAGCTTCAGCTACTCTCCCCAGACGGGCAACGGCTGGAGAAGCTTCGCCGCCTGCGAGAGGAGGGGATAGAGCCCTATCCCGCCCGAG contains these protein-coding regions:
- the greA gene encoding transcription elongation factor GreA gives rise to the protein MDDRLVYLTDAGRERLEKELHYLRTVRRVEISERIREAKREGDVAENAGYESAKHEQAFVEGRIAELEDLLKRAVRIESDTGRDQVTVGCTVTICENGSPPETYRIVGSAEADPTDGSISNECPLGRALLGRRVGDRASFRAPGGIVEVTIVSID